In the genome of Elephas maximus indicus isolate mEleMax1 chromosome 6, mEleMax1 primary haplotype, whole genome shotgun sequence, one region contains:
- the LOC126077907 gene encoding UDP-glucuronosyltransferase 1A3-like, which translates to MAEGLWVALSALRMLLLLLCVEPWAEGGKVLVVPMEGSHWLSMRKAVQELHTRGHQAVVLAPEVNVQVKGEDFFTLKTYAIPYTQEEFEDFFLRHNHLVFETEHFLKAFFKSIKIFQNVVAFYQRSCASLLYNKDLIQYLNDSSFDVVLTDPVNPCGAVLAKYLSVPAVYFLRSIPCELDFESAQCPNPSSYIPRLLTKNSDHMTFLQRIKNMLYPLALQSSCSMFFAPFASLASELFQREFSIVDIFSYGSVWLFRGDFVMDYPRPIMPNMVFIGDINCAHRKPLSQVCIDALTQSVCQMKHIF; encoded by the coding sequence ATGGCTGAGGGACTCTGGGTTGCCCTGTCTGCACTCAGGATGCTGCTTCTCTTGCTGTGTGTTGAGCCCTGGGCTGAGGGCGGGAAGGTGCTGGTGGTGCCCATGGAGGGCAGCCATTGGCTCAGCATGAGAAAGGCTGTGCAGGAGCTCCACACCAGGGGCCACCAGGCAGTTGTCCTTGCACCTGAGGTGAATGTGCAAGTTAAAGGAGAAGACTTCTTCACCCTGAAAACCTATGCCATTCCATACACCCAGGAGGAATTTGAAGACTTCTTCCTGCGCCATAACCACCTGGTTTTTGAAACTGAACATTTTCTGAAggcattttttaaatcaatcaaaatttttcaaaatgtggTTGCATTCTATCAAAGATCTTGTGCAAGTCTTTTGTATAACAAGGACCTGATCCAGTATCTGAATGATAGTTCCTTTGATGTGGTTTTAACCGACCCTGttaatccctgtggggcagtgctggCCAAATACCTGTCAGTTCCTGCCGTGTATTTTTTGCGTTCCATTCCATGTGAATTGGATTTTGAGAGTGCGCAATGCCCAAACCCATCTTCGTATATTCCTAGGTTATTAACAAAGAATTCAGACCACATGACATTTCTGCAAAGGATCAAGAACATGCTCTATCCTCTGGCCCTGCAGTCCTCTTGCAGTATGTTTTTTGCTCCTTTTGCAAGCCTTGCTTCTGAGCTCTTTCAGAGGGAGTTTTCCATCGTGGACATTTTCAGCTATGGGTCTGTGTGGCTGTTCAGAGGAGACTTCGTGATGGACTACCCCAGGCCAATCATGCCCAACATGGTCTTCATTGGGGACATAAACTGTGCCCACAGAAAGCCACTGTCTCAGGTCTGTATTGATGCCCTTACTCAATCAGTGTGCCAGatgaaacacattttttaa